The DNA sequence AGATTAATTTATATTACCCTTGTAGAACTGATACGGACTTTGTTTTATTCAACAAACCCATCTAACAATATTTAGCCTCATATGTGTTTCTTGTTACTCAGAGTGAAAATTCATCTCTAGCTTCCTTCGAATTCCACTTCATCATGTACATCCTTGTCTTGACTAACTCCTATATCATATTAGGTGTTTGGGACTTTCACCCTAAAGATTACACCCATGAGAAGTGTACTAAAAAACTGCACATCTTATGGACATGCAGTTTTTTATTTCTAAATAGTTTCTTTTTAATTTCTTATATTTCTGTTTATGCGGTCATAAAAGTACTTCTTTCTTTTTTTTCAAAATGTTTTTTAGGTTTTCCTATAATATCAGCAGTATTTACACTTTCAAATACTTCAAAATAGTGTTCTAGACATTCTTTAATTGCGTCTTCACCTACCATGCATAAATCAACATAGTTAGTTTTTCCACTTTCTTTCGTTTTTTTTGATGCTGCTTTCATTAAATCTGTACAGATATTAACTTTGCTTATTCCTGATTTAATACATTTATTTATTGTTTCATCACCTGTACCTGAGCCACCATGAAGTACCAATGGTACATCAACTTTTTTTCTTATTTCAACTAGTCTATCAAAATCAATTTTTGGTGTACCTTTATATTCACCATGTGCTGTGCCAATAGCTACAGCCAAGCTATCTACTTTTGTTTTTTCAATGAAATCCTTAGCTTGTTCTGGCGAAGTGAACTCATCACCTACATTTTTATAATTATCACCCATACCTACATGTCCAAGTTCAGCTTCTACTGTAACTCCACATGTATGAGCAATTTTTACTATTTCCTTTGTCATTTTAACATTTTCTTCATATGGTTTTGAAGATGCATCTATCATAACAGAGGTAAATCCTGCATGTATTGCATTAACTATACCTTCATAAGTAGAACCATGATCAAGATGAAGTGCAATTGGCACATCGACTTCATTAGCATACATTTTAACAAGGGTAGCAAACTCTTTAAGATTAATATAATTAAAATGTACTTCAGCTAATCCAATTATTGCTGGGGCATTTTTTTCATCACAGGCTCTGATTATCGCTCTTAAGCTGTGTAAATCCCATGCGTTAGGTTGAGCTATTCCAAACTTATTTTGCATA is a window from the Abyssisolibacter fermentans genome containing:
- a CDS encoding class II fructose-bisphosphate aldolase, with product MLVTTKEMFKVAMQNKFGIAQPNAWDLHSLRAIIRACDEKNAPAIIGLAEVHFNYINLKEFATLVKMYANEVDVPIALHLDHGSTYEGIVNAIHAGFTSVMIDASSKPYEENVKMTKEIVKIAHTCGVTVEAELGHVGMGDNYKNVGDEFTSPEQAKDFIEKTKVDSLAVAIGTAHGEYKGTPKIDFDRLVEIRKKVDVPLVLHGGSGTGDETINKCIKSGISKVNICTDLMKAASKKTKESGKTNYVDLCMVGEDAIKECLEHYFEVFESVNTADIIGKPKKHFEKKERSTFMTA